The nucleotide window gttcttccagctggtcttctgggggaggggcctgctgtgctgattctcaggtgtgtgcacctgggggagctgccccccccccgccccgtgccgggctcagtgggagctgtttatcctgtaaggcccctgttccctggcggccccgcccctcctaggaacaaggtgacaccaggaggaacaacaacactggcggcAGCTCAGAAcacaggtctccagctctggagtcagctccccacagTAACTACttcagtctcccagtctgcaccgGCCTAGATGCTCCTTGGCCAGCACAGGTGCCCTGACCTGCAGAGACTGGGGGCGCCTAGCGGCAGGAGAGTCCTGGCTGCAGGAgagtcctgggccctccccacctccacctgtcccagggaGAGTGCAGGATCATAGGCTGTATCCACATGGAGCCCCAGCAGCATAGGGATGGGGGCCTAtgctgctggaatcgtgctcctggGCCGTGGCTCCCGAGGGCAGCAGGGCCAGACCCCTCCATCTGGAGCTGCCTGCCTGAGGGACCAGCTTCTCCCTAATGCCCCGCCGGGCACGTGCTCCAGCCTTTTACAGAGCTTGGCCCAGTCTGTGGCACTCTCCCTCCcaggtgcacttcctctgttagtgcccctcctgtgattttgctcgatttccctgctaagggcctttccatccaggaagaatccggtgtggatttttaaagttcctgcttctgtggggctgggctttcctgtccggAGGCTTTCACTGCCTGCCTTTAGCCTGGCTTCTGgtggtgcccctcccccacttgattctttttttttttttttccccaccttcctaccttgttagaagtgaaaacccttttctctgtagtgttccagctgttctctctttaaatctcaggtagaatccataggttttcaggatgatttgaaagtaatctaggtaagtttgtggggccaggtgagttgaggtcCCCCACTCCCCTACCATCTTGCCCTCCCACCCGAGTCCGGCTTTTAATATGCAGCCAATTCACAGGATGTGAAATCATATCTTATAtggttttaaattgcatttttctggtttctattatacattttaatatattttggctGCTCAGGTTTTGCCTACTTTGAATCATCTGTTTATATCTTTTACTTGTATATTATTGCATacaatacaaatgtatataaTGCAACACACAGCAACAGTAACTTTGAAGGAGCCACCAGTACAGATGAAGATACTCAGACTAGCAGAAACCTTGCTTAAGGTCACTCAGCTAATGGGTTGTTGAGTTGGGATTTGAGTCCAGACCCAGAGGACCCATTAACCTATGCCTTTTGTTTTACAATACATGCCAGGGGCCAAGGCCATGTTAGTAAAAACAGAAGGGAGCAAATAATgtcaagaacataaaaatatctcATGTATCTAATTAGGCTTTGTGTAATTAAGAGATTATTTCCTTATATCCTCACAACAACTTGTGAGATAAAAcatgttatcctcattttataagtaAAGAGAATGAGGCTGAGGGAAATGAATGATTTGTGTTGGAGAGGTTAAATTATATCTGAGAAGAGACAGAATCACAATTCAAACACAGGTCTGTGTGATTACAAAGTCCATGCCTGTTACACAATAGTGGTGCCTCTCCACAGATATTCTTAGCATGAGGTAAAAGCCTCTCACTAATCATGTCTGCCTCATCATCTCTTAGAGCCATGTTTTGACCTCCTGCCTCACCTTCTCCTTAGAGCCCTAACAAACTGCTTCTACTTGGAGCTGGCCATGACTAcaccaacctttttttttttttttttttgtagaatccTGGTCTGGGGCAGCCTTAACTAACTAGTCCAGCCCACTTCCTTCCATTAAGCCAAGTGAGATGAGCTCTCAGCCAACTTCCACAGATTCATCTGCCACTGCCTCCAGACTTCTCTGATGAACCTCACTCAGGATCTCAACACCTTCCATGGTAAACTAGAAATTCTAAGTCAGAACTGTCAAACATGactgcacattaaaatcacctgcAGAAGTTAAAAAAAGTCCTCCTGCCCTAGTAACAGCCCAGACACACTACATCAGAATCTCTGAGGATGGTTTCCAGGCATCCATAATAGttaaagctccccagatgattccaatgtacagccaagattgagaaccactgttaaGGCATCTTCTTCAAGTTCCAGTAGCCACACTGACAGTGGTTTCCACATTTTACTGTTCACAGACACTTCCTGGAGCATTTGTTAAGATTCAGATTTCTGGACCTCACCTTCAGAGAGTCCATGTTTTGATTTGGACCCAGGAGCCTGCATTCTTAATGATCACCCCAGATAGTTTCACTGCAAGTCAATAGCAGATCACATTTAGGGAATTTCTGCATTAGAGACAGGGCTACGTGGAAGTGGGATGGGAGCAAGAGGTCTCTAGCCCTTTAAGGACTAATTAAGAAACTTACCTTTAAAGCTGTGGAGCACAGTAAGCgagggctgcttttttttttttcttcatcctaGTGGATAAGGTAAGGGAGCAGGCCCTAGAATGGACCTCTCCTTTAAGGTTACCTCAGCATCCGAGTAAGTGCTATCTTGTTCCTAATCCTGAAGAGTAGGAAGGATACGCCACATTGTTCcacctgtttttttctatttgttttgatATGAAGAGGCCAAGTTAGGAGACCTCCTTTGGTCCAGAAGATCCTCCCAGAGGAATCAACATAGGGTCTGCCTGCttgcatttgattttttcttGCCCTATATTTTATGGTTGTGGAACTAGATGTGGTTACCTATGTGAAAGGAAAGGCTCAGAGTAACATCCTTTGGGCTTGGGCTGGAGCGTGTTGCTGAACACCACACCTTTTGAGATGGTCCTCCTCAGCATCCTTAGAATACTTCTTTGGGGACTGGCGCTTTTTATGGAATACAGGGTCCAAATGGCAAAGGTAGGGCAGCCCTCTAATGCCCTCATGGCTGacaccccttccctgcccctgatTCGGGAGCTGCTAGAAGAAGCTCCTGGCAAACAGCAGAGGAAGCCACAGGTCCTTGGGCATCCTTTGCGGTACATGCTGGAGTTGTACCAGCGTTCAGCTGATGCACGTGGGCACCCTAGGGAGAACCGCACCATTGGGGCCACCATGGTGAGGCTGGTGAGACCCTTGGCGAATATAGCAAGGCCTCTCAGAGGTAAGTCATCATGCCATACTGTCCTGGAGGGAAGAGAAATGGGGGAATAGAATGTAGAGAAAGGAGATCTGTGCATTTAGGCAAGCTTCATTGCCTAGTGGGTGAGTTGTTTTCTCAGGCTTGGATTTTAAAGGATGGAAATGTTGGGAGAAGCTGGATCCAAGCCTACTTCCCTTTAGGTTCCCAATTTAAGAACAGATTGCATTGGGGCCTACCTGAGGAATCTCTCCCAGACCCCAGGAAAACTAAATGTGTCAGCTCCTATCTTTCAAAGAAAGTCTTATTGCTTGCTACGTCACTGAAAACTATAATTGAGAAATACTCCTATGCATTCTTATGGAGGGGTGTTTGTGTGTGGTTGCATTCTTACAAGGCAAAGAGCACAGGATACCGAGTTGGGGAAGATGTACAAGAATGGACAGGAACAAATTAATATTGGTAGGTCTGTATACCTGGTTAGGTGAACATCTGCTATTGTATATAATCCTTAAGGACAACTATAACCATTAGCTGTCATGGAGCAATTagcctaatttttaaagataagaaaactaaggcacagaggtCAAATAACTTGCAAAGTTCACATAGACAGTGGGTGGCAAAGATAGGATTTGAGGTTAAGTTGGCCTGACTCTAAACTCTCCATAACTTCTTGTTTAGATATTACCTTGATATCCTTGTATACCAAGCAGTCTCTCTATTAAGTCCATGTTGCTACTTTACTATGAGTTTTTGGTTCCAAAGgtattttggaattttctttgttcCTGTCATGCTTgatcttaaaaatatcttcattagATACTGTTCCAGGAAACCAATGGGCTTCTGAAATGCAGGGCTTTCTAGGGAACACAGGAAGCCATCAACTTCAAGGAAATCTTGGGAACCTGGTGAGATCAATTTTGGGCCTTGGCTGGTTTACATTCCCTCCTTTAAATGAAACAACCAATATTCCCCTAGCTAACCTTTACTGTgagcttaccatgtgccaggcattaggAAAAACACTTTACTAGCATTATCTTCCTTAATGCTCACCACTATCTTATAAGTACTATCAACATAatcattttataggtaaagaaactgaagctcagagtaACTTACTCAATGTAACACAGATAGTAATTGGTAGAGCTGGGTGTCAAACCGAGGGTTTTGGGCTTTGCTTTTAATCATTCTGCAGTGCTGACTTAACAGATTTTAAttgtgcaccaggcactgtgtttGGGTTGGGTCTGAAGGCACAAACAACCATTTTCCTGACCTCTAGAAGCTCCCATTAAGGTAGAATAGATACATAAGTAATCACATAACGGTGTTATGGCATGACAAATGCTTTGACAAGGATAAGCAGTAGGGCTCCCAGTACACGAAAGAAGAAATAGGTCACTGCTTAAAGCCAGCAAAGGGAAGCGGGGAGACCATGAAAGACCTCACTGAAGAGCTTATTTGAGCTGGACCTTGAGGAAGGAGTAAGAAGACTATGCATAGAAGCAGAGATATGCATTCTGCTTGAGGAAAGGGAAGATACTTTGGTGTGGATGGagattcactcaacaaatactaaTATCTACTGTGGGATAGGCATTGTTTTAGGTGCTGGCACACAGATATGATCAAGACAGTCATGGGTGagacagaaaaatacagataattgCAAAGTGTGGTAGGTGCTATCAAAGAATGAAATAGGTTATTTTGATAAAGAATAACAAAGAAATCCTCCCTTTACATGGAATTATTAAGGAATGCATCTTTGAAGAGGGGACATTTGAGCTGAGGCCTGTAAGATAACAAACAAGGCATAAAAAGAGTAGAAAGAAGTCTGATTTAGGCAGAGGGAACCATGTGTACAAAGGCCTAGAGGGTGGAAACCAGCTTGTCTGACTTGAAGATTAGAAGGAAGATGAGTATGGCTGCAGCCTATTGAGCATTGTGCAGAGTGGCAGGAAATGAGGATGATGAGAGGGGACTTATAGGCCATTATAAAGaatctggattttattctgtGTGCGGCAAAAAGCTTTGTGTGCAAATCAAGTTTGTACAGATGATACGGGGCTAGAAAGGAGGATGTGTAGAATTAGATCACTATCCTGGTCTGTGGGACATACTAGCATCTAGGGACTCTGGAAAGGAtccagaaatgaataaaaagaacacaGGGCCAGATATCTCCATTAGGAGATGACACAGCTGAACTGAACTTACCTGGAGATCTATGCCAGGTTCAATCACACAGGATGTGTAAGTCAGCCATTTCCCTGAAAAATTCTGAGCAGACCCTTCCTGGCTCTGATCCTAAGACACTCCACCCTGCTTTAGGAAATATGAGATGTCAAGGTCTGAAAGGTAAGGGCAGTTCCTCACCAGACAGCCTGCTAGAGGTTGGGTTGGGCTCCTTCTTAGGCAGGGTGGGGCAGGTATATGAGTGGGCCTCTTAGAAAGATGATTGTATGATGGGAGTGTAGAATAgcttaaataagcaaatacagaTCTAGCTTGGGCTTTGTGTGAATGATGTTCAGTGCCCCAGACTTGAGGGTGTATTGAGCGTAAGTTGAATCTGAACTTTGTCTTGAAGCATCAGGATATTTTTCATTAAAGCACTTCTACATTGACTAGTCCAGGCCTACTGAGAAATCCAAGCTTGTGGATTCAGTGAAGGAGGAAGGTTagataaataatatgaaaattaacaTGCAAAGTTTCAGCAATAAGATGTTTGAATATAAAAAGGAGGCATTTTCCTGCAATGCCTGGTTTTTGTGATCTTTACTCATGATATTTTCCAGGAGAGGGTGCAGAAATTCAGAGCACTGCAGGCCCAGTCTTCCAACCCTTTGGCCACTGGGTGTCAGCATTACAGTCTGGATTAAAACAATCACCAGGAGGCTTTCTGCTTCTAGAATTCTtagcaaacaaaatatttatctgaCCAAGGCCTTGTTGAAAATGACATTTAGGGGAATGGTGGTACAATGAATGCAATACATGAAGAATCATTTCCAGTAAGGAATGAACAAGGGAGAGACTAAGGGTTAAGGAGGAAATGGCTAAAAAAGGAACAGCTGCTCAAGAAGCAATTCTTAATGTAGAAGGTAGAAATGGCAAAACAGCTGCCCCCATTAGGGATAaatagacaaaattattttctggcATCCTGGCCCCAGATTTGAACTGATGGCAGGCCATAGATAGTCCCCAATATTGGGCTGTTATCTCGAAGTTGCACCTGTATAATGCTATGACAGGAGGACTCATTCTTAATTCATGCATGTCTCAACAATTCACTTAATTGATCACCTTTAATAGTCAACTAATAAAGATGATCCTCTTCCCATACACAGAATAATTCCatatttgaaggttttttttcctcatcctaGTGCTAtgtgtgatttaaaaatgagACCCAATTTCTTTTAAGGGAAACATACTTGGGCTCAAATCTTGTTTCTACTAGACACTGGCTGTATGTCCTCTCacataacttctctgagcctcagtttccttgtctgcaaaACGGTGATAATTACTATCTCATAAGATTATTGCAGATTAAAAAGCTAAtgctttaaaatatctaataGTACATGTTCAACGAATGATAGTGATTATCAtgatcttgctttatttttagggCTACTTACAGCTGTTAGTTGAGCAGATTTGTGAGGGAGATTCAGGCTAGGAGGTAAGAAGCTAATCCTCTGCTCTTGTTCCCTTCTGTGCAGGCCCCTGGCATATAAAGACCCTGGACTTTCCTCTGAGACCAAACCGAGTAGCATACCAACTAGTCAGAGCCATTGTGGTTTACCGCCATCAACTCTACCTAGCTCCTTTCCATCTTTCCTGCCATGTGGAACCCTGGATCCAGCAAAGCCTAACCAACCACTTTCCCTCTTCAGGAAGAGGTTCCTCAAATCCTTCCTTGATGTCCAAAGCTTGGACAGAGATGGATATCACACAACATGTTCGACAAAGAATCTGGAATCATAAAGGACGCAGGGTTCTACAACTCCGCCTCAT belongs to Canis lupus familiaris isolate Mischka breed German Shepherd chromosome X, alternate assembly UU_Cfam_GSD_1.0, whole genome shotgun sequence and includes:
- the BMP15 gene encoding bone morphogenetic protein 15, whose product is MVLLSILRILLWGLALFMEYRVQMAKVGQPSNALMADTPSLPLIRELLEEAPGKQQRKPQVLGHPLRYMLELYQRSADARGHPRENRTIGATMVRLVRPLANIARPLRGPWHIKTLDFPLRPNRVAYQLVRAIVVYRHQLYLAPFHLSCHVEPWIQQSLTNHFPSSGRGSSNPSLMSKAWTEMDITQHVRQRIWNHKGRRVLQLRLMCQQQKGSEILELQWHGTSSLDTAFLLLYFNDTHKSVRKATFHPRVLEGFIEKDSSLLRRARQAGSITSGVPSSSRDHDGPKSNQCSLHPFQVSFHQLGWDHWIIAPHLYTPNYCKGACPRVLHYGLNSPNHAIIQNLVNELVDQSVPQPSCVPYKYVPISILLVEANGSILYKEYEDMIAQSCTCR